A single window of Toxotes jaculatrix isolate fToxJac2 chromosome 4, fToxJac2.pri, whole genome shotgun sequence DNA harbors:
- the ero1b gene encoding ERO1-like protein beta isoform X1 — MWRVTLQAFGVLLLAWFFGNFVLGWFHQNTVKPQTQHSESPSGASDSPDQSCLCHLTGVLDDCFCDVESIDVFNNFKVYPRIKKLTERDYFRYYRVNLKRPCPFWPDDGHCSIKDCHVEPCPESKIPVGIKSGNYNKYSQAANTMSDMTECEQAKELGAINSTLSNQSKEAFADWARHDDAQDHFCELDDETSPDAEYVDLLLNPERFTGYKGPSAWRVWNSIYEENCFKPRSVYRPLNPLAPSRGDDDGEGFYKWLEGLCLEKRVFYRLISGLHSSINIHLCAEYLLDEGWGRSVWGPNIQEFRQRFDTAETKGEGTRRLKNLYFLYLIELRALYKVAPYFERAFVNLYTGNAQEDGATKDLLLQIFNEIKAFPMHFDEKSMFAGHKMEAKTLKEEFRLHFKNISRIMDCVGCSKCRLWGKLQTQGLGTALKILFSEKEIKNLPEHSPSKGFQLTRQEIVALMNAFGRLSTSIHQLHNFRLLLKESR; from the exons GGCGTTCGGTGTTTTGCTGTTGGCCTGGTTCTTCGGGAACTTTGTTCTGGGTTGGTTTCACCAAAACACCGTCAAACCGCAAACGCAGCACAGCGAGAGCCCCAGCGGAGCCTCAGACAGCCCGGACCAGAGCTGCCTCTGCCAT CTCACCGGCGTCCTGGATGACTGCTTCTGTGACGTTGAAAGCATCGATGTGTTCAACAACTTCAAGGTTTACCCTCGAATCAAgaagctgacagagagagactacTTCAGATACTACAGg gTGAACTTGAAGCGACCATGTCCCTTCTGGCCTGATGACGGACACTGCTCCATCAAAGACTGTCATGTGGAGCCCTGtcctgag AGTAAGATCCCCGTTGGCATCAAGTCTGGGAACTACAACAAG tACTCCCAGGCAGCGAATACGATGTCGGACATGACAGAGTGTGAACAGGCCAAAGAGCTGGGCGCCATCAACAGCACCCTGAG tAACCAGAGCAAAGAGGCGTTCGCTGACTGGGCGAGACACGACGACGCTCAGGACCACTTCTGTGAGCTGGATG atgaAACCTCTCCAGATGCTGAGTATGTGGATCTGCTGCTGAATCCGGAGCGATTCACTGGATATAAGGGTCCTTCAGCGTGGAGAGTCTGGAACAGCATCTACGAGGAAAACTGCTTCAA GCCCAGATCAGTGTACCGACCTCTGAACCCTCTGGCTCCGAGCAGAG gtgatgatgatg GAGAAGGTTTCTACAAGTGGCTGGAAG gTTTGTGTTTAGAGAAGAGGGTTTTTTACCGACTCATCTCGGGCCTCCACAGCAGCATCAACATCCACCTGTGTGCCGAGTACCTGCTGGACG AGGGCTGGGGTCGGTCAGTGTGGGGTCCAAACATCCAGGAGTTCCGGCAGCGCTTCGACACGGCCGAGACGAAGGGCGAGGGCACGCGGCGTCTGAAGAACCTCTACTTCCTGTACCTGATTGAGCTGCGGGCGCTTTACAAGGTGGCTCCATACTTCGAACGCGCCTTCGTCAACCTGTACACCGGAAACGCGCAGGAGGACGGAGCCACCaaagacctgctgctgcagatctTCAACGAGATCAA AGCTTTCCCGATGCACTTTGATGAGAAGTCCATGTTTGCCGGACACAAAATGGAAGCCAAAACACTGaag GAGGAGTTCCGCCTCCATTTCAAAAACATCTCCAGGATCATGGACTGTGTCGGCTGCAGTAAGTGTCGACTGTGGGGAAAACTCCAG aCTCAGGGTCTGGGCACGGCTCTGAAGATCCTCTTCTCCGAGAAAGAGATCAAGAACCTTCCGGAACACAGCCCGTCCAAAGGCTTCCAGCTCACTCGACAGGAGATTGTGGCGTTGATGAACGCCTTCGGCAG gTTGTCCACCAGTATACACCAGCTCCACAATTTCCGCCTGCTGTTGAAGGAGAGCAGGTAA
- the ero1b gene encoding ERO1-like protein beta isoform X2 — translation MLRGICLLLPFLSLGGLLHSELTGVLDDCFCDVESIDVFNNFKVYPRIKKLTERDYFRYYRVNLKRPCPFWPDDGHCSIKDCHVEPCPESKIPVGIKSGNYNKYSQAANTMSDMTECEQAKELGAINSTLSNQSKEAFADWARHDDAQDHFCELDDETSPDAEYVDLLLNPERFTGYKGPSAWRVWNSIYEENCFKPRSVYRPLNPLAPSRGDDDGEGFYKWLEGLCLEKRVFYRLISGLHSSINIHLCAEYLLDEGWGRSVWGPNIQEFRQRFDTAETKGEGTRRLKNLYFLYLIELRALYKVAPYFERAFVNLYTGNAQEDGATKDLLLQIFNEIKAFPMHFDEKSMFAGHKMEAKTLKEEFRLHFKNISRIMDCVGCSKCRLWGKLQTQGLGTALKILFSEKEIKNLPEHSPSKGFQLTRQEIVALMNAFGRLSTSIHQLHNFRLLLKESR, via the exons ATGCTGAGAGGAATTTGCCTCCTCCTGCCTTTCCTGTCGCTCGGTGGACTGCTGCACTCAGAG CTCACCGGCGTCCTGGATGACTGCTTCTGTGACGTTGAAAGCATCGATGTGTTCAACAACTTCAAGGTTTACCCTCGAATCAAgaagctgacagagagagactacTTCAGATACTACAGg gTGAACTTGAAGCGACCATGTCCCTTCTGGCCTGATGACGGACACTGCTCCATCAAAGACTGTCATGTGGAGCCCTGtcctgag AGTAAGATCCCCGTTGGCATCAAGTCTGGGAACTACAACAAG tACTCCCAGGCAGCGAATACGATGTCGGACATGACAGAGTGTGAACAGGCCAAAGAGCTGGGCGCCATCAACAGCACCCTGAG tAACCAGAGCAAAGAGGCGTTCGCTGACTGGGCGAGACACGACGACGCTCAGGACCACTTCTGTGAGCTGGATG atgaAACCTCTCCAGATGCTGAGTATGTGGATCTGCTGCTGAATCCGGAGCGATTCACTGGATATAAGGGTCCTTCAGCGTGGAGAGTCTGGAACAGCATCTACGAGGAAAACTGCTTCAA GCCCAGATCAGTGTACCGACCTCTGAACCCTCTGGCTCCGAGCAGAG gtgatgatgatg GAGAAGGTTTCTACAAGTGGCTGGAAG gTTTGTGTTTAGAGAAGAGGGTTTTTTACCGACTCATCTCGGGCCTCCACAGCAGCATCAACATCCACCTGTGTGCCGAGTACCTGCTGGACG AGGGCTGGGGTCGGTCAGTGTGGGGTCCAAACATCCAGGAGTTCCGGCAGCGCTTCGACACGGCCGAGACGAAGGGCGAGGGCACGCGGCGTCTGAAGAACCTCTACTTCCTGTACCTGATTGAGCTGCGGGCGCTTTACAAGGTGGCTCCATACTTCGAACGCGCCTTCGTCAACCTGTACACCGGAAACGCGCAGGAGGACGGAGCCACCaaagacctgctgctgcagatctTCAACGAGATCAA AGCTTTCCCGATGCACTTTGATGAGAAGTCCATGTTTGCCGGACACAAAATGGAAGCCAAAACACTGaag GAGGAGTTCCGCCTCCATTTCAAAAACATCTCCAGGATCATGGACTGTGTCGGCTGCAGTAAGTGTCGACTGTGGGGAAAACTCCAG aCTCAGGGTCTGGGCACGGCTCTGAAGATCCTCTTCTCCGAGAAAGAGATCAAGAACCTTCCGGAACACAGCCCGTCCAAAGGCTTCCAGCTCACTCGACAGGAGATTGTGGCGTTGATGAACGCCTTCGGCAG gTTGTCCACCAGTATACACCAGCTCCACAATTTCCGCCTGCTGTTGAAGGAGAGCAGGTAA